DNA sequence from the Hoylesella buccalis ATCC 35310 genome:
GTCCGGATGTGGATTGAGCGAGCAATGGAATATCATCTTCTTTGTTCGGCATTTCTCAGGGATAAGTACTTGCATATCGGCAAACACCTCTGCCATCGTATATCGTTCCTCTTTGTTTTGATACAAGCCTTGAGTAAGAAGAATGCTTGCTTCCTCTTTCTCTACCTTTTTGAAGTTATAGCCGAGTGCTCCTCCAAGGTTCTCCGTTGCAGAAATCTTGGCTATCATCTCTTGCGGTAGTCAATGGTTAAACGGATAGCCTGTTCTTGCAAAGCTATGATTTGAGCCGACAGTTTCTCCAACTTTTCAAGCAGAATCTGTGCGGTCTTGACCGAATGATAGCTGTTGATGGCACGCACGGATTGGTTATACAGCACGCCAATTTTATGGATTTGTGCCGTCAGTTCGGAGAGTTTACGGTAGTATTCCACGGCGGATTTATCCACCGTTATCACCTTGAAACTCTCCCCAAGAATGCGACTACGCACAAAATCCGACTTGGTCTGTGCACCCGAACGCTGAAACAAATCAATTGCCCTTTGCTGGTCTTTTGGGTTAGGCAACCGTACATGCCAATTATCCCAACGGGGCTTTTCTGCTTGTTTCGGTTCTAAACTATGTTTCGTTTCCTTTTCCATTTCCGTTTTGGTTTCTAATTACGACTTTGGAGTGATTATCCCCTCGCACCGAGGCAAGGTTCTTTGTGGTACAAACTGCGGTTTGTGTTACAAAGACACACCTTGCCAATATCAAGAAATGATACGATTGAAGTATCCACCCTTGTGGGGTGTCTGCTTCGGGATTTTACCTCCATGTATTATTCTCGCCTGCAAAGTTACGGCGAGTTTTCAAATATCTCATTATCAGTGGTATTCACTCTTTTTCCTCGCATTTCCCTGCACTTCATCGGTGGTTGAAAGTTAGGATAAAACCTTGTTATTTTGCAACCGAATTCAGTGAAAAGTCAACTTAAAATTCATTTGAATGAAGAGTGCAAGAAGATAGTTTCAACCTCTGTGATTCTTATCCGAATGAAATTCAGGATATAGTCAATTTTAATCCTTTGAGCTGAGTCAATTTTAATCTAAGTCAAAATTCGACTTTTGAGTCGGGTCAAGAATAAGGTTTCAACTTTGGACGTAATCAGACTTATCAGTCAAGTTAAAAAATAATTTATAACACAACTAACGACCATTCAAGATTATGAAAAAGAAAAACGAAACACCCATCTATCTGGGCTTCGCCTCACAGAAGGGCGGAGTGGGCAAAAGCAGCCTTGCGGAAATCTTGGCGGCTATCTTATACTACGAAAAGAATATCCCTCTTGCCGTCGTGGACTGCGATGGCACACAGGAATCGTTCTTCAAGCTACGCGAACGGGACAGAGACCTTATCGAGTCCTCCCCCGAACTGGGCAAGGAACTTCACGAGCGTCTGGCTTGCTATGGCAAAAAGTCATACCCAATCATCCGAAGTAAACCGGAGAGTGCCGTCGGTGATATTGAGAAATATATTAAAAAGAAAGCATCCCCTCCGCAACTCGTTATTTTTGACTTTCCCGGTCATGCTGTTACAAGTGCCTTGATGGACTTGTCCATTACGATGGACTACATTATCTCTCCGATAGAAGCCGACCCTCAGTCGCTAGCATCGAGTTTCGCCTATGCCAAAACCATCTGTGAGTTGGGGATTGGCTTTGAAGGTTCACGTATTCAGGACTTCTTCCTGCTTTGGAACAAGATCAATCGCAGTGCGAGTACCACGGTCATTGATTTGTTCACTGAAAACGCAAAAGAACAAGGACTGACCATCCTTGATTCACGTATCTACCATTCTGTTAGGATTAGTCGAGAACTGGCACAGGGAGGAACAAGAGGCGTGTTCCGATGCTCTTACCTTCCTCCTGCAATTTCCCTCCGTCCGCAGACGGGAGTGGATGAATGGGTGGCGGAAGTCATGCGGAAAATCAAACTGTAAACGGAGGATAGTGTATGAGTTCATTAAAGGAACAACGAGAACAGCTGCTTCAGAAAAAAATGAAGGAGATGGCGGATATTGGTGTCAAGAAACGCACGGCAGAAAACACTCCTGATTTTGATGAGCCTATCGACTTGGACGAAGAGATCATTTCGGAAGCCCCAGTCTCTGGGGGTGTGGAAAAAGAGGAAAAGACCAACGAGGTTTCTACCGAATTGATTGCTCTATCTCCTAAACGCAAGAAAGCAGGCAAAGGTATAACTACTCCTTCCATGCCAATGGACTTTGCAGAATACGAGCAGCGTTTTCTCACAAGTGTGCGCAACGGGCGCAACAAGTCAGGTTTCAGCATTCACACCGAAATCCTGCAAATTCTGCGTGATGTGTTGAGCGACCTTCGCTCGGAGGCTTCCATTACAGGATATATAGAAAACATTCTTCTTGACCACCTGAAGACCTATCAGGATATGTTGAACCACACCGCCTCACAGCGCAGGCGCAATAAAACCATAAACTTATGATGATGGAATTACTTATGAATATCTTGTTGCTGCTTGGAATTGTATGGATGCTTTTGGGCATCGCATACCTTTGGAGAATATTCCGACACACAGCACCACAACCGGCAGAAAAAGCCAAAAAGCGACCTGCCGTAACAAATGAGCAGATAGCACAAGCTCGCCATGTTCTGGTGGGCAGAAGTAAACCCTTCGTTTCCCCGTCTGTCCCCGAAGTTCCCGCCGTTTCCCCGTCTGAAAATTCAGCCGATAATCCCGATACCTTTGCAGCGCAAAATGTACGCAAAGAAGATGAAACGGAGTCGCCAATCCCACCTCAATCGCCATCGGAGCATACCGACGAACGGGAGAAGGACAATGAAATGCAGGTCGCCTACACAATGGACGAACCTGACGAGGATTCCATTTTAAAGGAAGACCTGCTGATTGCCGATGAAGCCATGCCCGAAGTTTCACCGACTTCAATCCTCTCACGGGACATCGCCCGTGTCAGTGGCTGGCACAAGAATGACGATGCGCTTCAGACAGAAAATGAGGAAACCATCCATGAGACCCTTCAAGCCATACGAGGCACGGAGTTGATGGAACACCTCAAAGAGAGCACGCTCAAGCAAGAACACGACCATCAACGACTTCTTGCCGCCATTCGCAAAGCTGAGGAGGCGGAACAGCAGGAAAAAGAAACAGCATCCTCTTCCGAGTCCGAAGCGGACGAAAGAGGAGACGACAAAGAAAACACGGCGGACGACAGACCGCTGTCCTATTATCTGTAAAAATGGTTTCTTGATTTTCATATTTCGGAGGAATGCAGGGGTGGCTCAAAAGTAAAATAATCAGCCAATATCTATCATACGATAAAACCGAGCCACCCCTGACACCTCCACAAGAAGACAATTCGTTTAACAACTTAAAATAAACAGCAAAATGAACAACAAAAAAATCACAATGATGCTGCTCCTGACGGCACTGACCACCGCAGCAGCGTACGCACAGGGAAACGGTATGGCAGGTATCAACGAAGCCACAAAAATGGTAACCTCCTACTTCGACCCGGGTACAAAACTCATCTATGCCATCGGTGCCGTAGTGGGTCTTATCGGAGGAATAAAAGTATACAACAAGTTCTCAAGTGGCGACCCCGATACGAGCAAGACAGCCGCTTCTTGGTTCGGTGCGTGTATCTTCCTGATTGTGGCTGCCACCATCTTACGTTCCTTCTTCCTGTAAACGATGGCACAGTGGGAAATCAATAAAGGTGTAGGTCGGACGGTAGAGTTCAAGGGTTTGAAGGCGCAATATCTCTTCCTATTTGCGGGAGGACTGTTGGCGGTCTTCTTTCTCGTGGTGGTGCTCTATCTCTGCGGCATTGACCAGTTGGTCTGCCTTGGTCTTGGCTTAGTGGGTGCAACACTCGTTGTGTGGCAAACGTTCGCCATGAACCGCAAGTACGGCAGATACGGACTGATGAAGCAGGGAGCCATTAAGATGCACCCTCGCTACCTATTGAACCGCCGTACCGTCTTTCACCTGATTCGTAACCTCAAACCAAAACGCAAGGCATAATGAGAAACAACAGTAAAATCACGACCTTGGAAGCGAAGTTCCCGCTACTCTCCATCGAGCAGGGTTGTATGGTGAGCAAGGATGCCGACATCTCGGTGGCTTTCCGTGTGGAGCTGCCCGAACTCTTCACCGTCACCTCCGCCGAATATGAGGCGATGCACTCCGCATGGCACAAGGCAATCAAGGTGCTGCCCAACTATACCATCGTGCATAAGCAGGACTGGTTTATCAAAGAATGCTATCAGCCCAAATCCACAGAGATAGGACTGAGCTTCCTGTCCCGTGCGTCTGAGCGACATTTCAACGAGCGACCCTACCTGCACCATTCGGTCTATCTCTTCCTGACAAAGACCAACAAGCAGCGTATGCAGCGACAGAGCAACTTCTCGTCGCTCTGCCGTGGACACTTACTTCCCAAGGAGATTACCGACAAGGAGGAAGTGATCAAGTTTATGGAAGCGGTGGACCAGTTCGAGCGTATCATCAACGACACGGAGCAAATCCAGCTCAGCCGTATGACGGAGGAGGGTTTGGTGGGTACAGCTGAGAAAAGCGGACTCTTAGACCGCTACTTCTCCCTTTCTGAAGAGGGACACGCCTCTTTGGAAGACATACGATTAGGAGCAGACCTTGTGCGTGTGGGGGACAACCGCCTTTGCCTGCATACGCTGTCAGATACGGACGACCTGCCCACAAGTGTTTCCACCGACACACGCTATGAACGACTATCGACCGACCGCAGCGACTGCCGACTTTCCTTTGCCGCTCCCGTAGGTTTGATGCTGCCCTGCAACCATATCTATAATCAGTACATCTTCATCGAGGATAGCGACGATAACCTGCAAAGGTTTGAGAAGCAGGCACGCAACATGCACTCGCTTGCAAGATACAGCAGAAGCAATCAGATTAACGAAGAGTGGATACAAGAGTATCTCAACGTCGCCCACTCACAGGGCTTGACCTCCATTCGTGCCCACTTCAACGTGCTGGCATGGAGCGATGACAAGGAAGAACTCCGTAACATCAAGAACGATGTGGGCAGCGCGTTGGCACTGATGGAGTGCAAGCCACGCCACAACACCGTTGATACGGCTACCCTCTATTGGGCGGGTATTCCCGGCAATGCCGCCGACTTTCCAAGTGAGGAGAGTTTCTATACCTTTATCGAGCCGGCTCTCTGTTTCTTCACGGCAGAGACCAACTACAAGGACTCGCTCTCTCCCTTCGGCATCAAAATGGCTGACCGACTTTCGGGCAAGCCAATCCACTTGGACATTTCCGACCTGCCGATGAAGAAAGGTATCATTACCAACCGCAACAAGTTCATTCTCGGTCCTTCAGGTAGTGGCAAGTCTTTCTTTACCAACCACATGGTACGCCAGTATTACGAGCAAGGGGCGCACGTGCTTTTGGTCGATACGGGTAACAGCTATCAAGGCTTGTGCGAGCTTATCCACCGCAAGACCAAGGGCGAGGACGGTGTTTATTTCACCTATACCGATGAGCATCCTATCTCTTTTAATCCTTTCTTCACCGATGATTACTTCTTTGACGTGGAGAAAAGAGAAAGTATCTGCACCTTATTGCTTACGCTTTGGAAGAGTGCCGATGAACATATTACCAAGACAGAAGCAGGCGAACTTGGTTCTGCCGTCAACACCTACATCGAACTTATCAGGACGGATCACACCATCGTTCCCTGCTTCAACACCTTCTATGAGTATCTTCGTGATGTGTATCGGGAGGATATGGAGCATCGGGACATTAAGGTAACGCTCTCTGACTTCAATATCAATAACCTCCTAACGACACTCAAGCAGTATTATAAAGGTGGCAGGTATGACTTCCTGCTGAACTCGGACAAGAACATCGACCTGCTCTCGAAACGTTTCATCGTCTTTGAAATCGACCAAGTGAAGGACAACAAGGATTTGTTTCCTGTCGTAACGATTATCATCATGGAAGCTTTCATTAACAAGATGCGCCGATTAAAAGGCATCCGCAAGATGATTCTCATCGAGGAAGCATGGAAGGCGATTGCATCCGCTAATATGGCAGACTATATAAAATATTTATATAAGACGGTCAGAAAGTATTTCGGGGAAGCCATCGTCGTGACACAGGAGGTGGACGACATCATTCAGTCGCCCATTGTCAAAGAGAGTATCATCAACAACTCCGACTGCAAAATCCTGCTTGACCAGCGCAAGTACATGACCAAGTTTGACGGCATACAAGCCATGCTCGGACTCTCCGAAAAGGAGAAGAGTCAGATACTTTCCATCAACCAGAACAACGATACCAACCGACTATATAAAGAGGTGTGGATAGGTTTAGGCGGTATGCAGAGTGCCGTCTATGCCACGGAGGTGAGCATGGAGGAATACCTTACCTATACCACCGAGGAGACGGAAAAGGTGGAGGTGATGCAACGTGCGGAACAGCTGGGTGGCGACATCGAAACGGCTATCAGGCAGTTGGCAAGTGAAAAACGGGAGAAAAGAAAGTAATTTTTCAACAACTTAAATATGACAACAACAATGAAAAAACAAGTTTTTATGCTACTTACCGCTTTGACTTTATTCTGCGGTGGTCAGGCACACGCACAATGGGTAGTAACCGACCCGGGCAACTTTGCGGGTAACATCGCCAATTCCGTCAAGGAAATCGCCACCGCCTCGAAGACGGTGAAGAACACCTTGGACGGCTTCAAAGAGGTAGAGAAACTCTACAACGACACGAAGAAGTATTACGACGATTTGCGTAAGATCAAGAACTTAATCGGTGATGCCTATAAAGTAAAAGAATGTATCCTGATGGTGGGCGACATCTCGGAGATTTACGTTACCTCGTACAAGAAGATGCTTTCAGACAAGAACTTCCGTCCTTCGGAACTTGCTGCAATGGCTTCCGGCTATACCAAGTTATTGGAATTGAGCGGCGAGAGCCTGAAAGAACTCAAATCGGTTGCCAAAAGCAATGTGTTCTCGATGAACGACCACGAACGTATGCAGCAGATAGACCATATCTATACCACGCTGCGTGAATATCGTTCGCTGGTATCTTACTATACCCGTAAGAACATATCGGTGAGCTTCGTGCGTGCCAGAGAGAAGGGAGAACTGAGCGAGGTAAAATCCCTCTACGGTAATACGGCAAGCCGCTATTGGTAATCAAGTAAGGAAAGGACAAACTTATGGATTTTGCCAGTTTACACGATTTGCTCCGCTCGACCTATGACGAGATGATGCCGCTTTGTTCGGATATGACAGGTGTGGCAAAGGGGATTGCGGGCTTGGGTGCGCTCTTCTATATCGCACTGAGGGTATGGGCTTCGCTTGCCCGTGCCGAGGCAATCGACGTGTTTCCGCTCCTACGTCCCTTTGTGATTGGTTTTTGCATTATGTTTTTCCCTACGATAGTGCTTGGCACAATGAATGGCGTACTCTCCCCAATCGTCAAGGGTACGGAAATGATGGTGGACAAGCAGGAGGGGACACTTGCCAAACTTATAGCACAAAGGGATAAGTTGCAGGAGGAAGCCTATCTGCGCAACCCCGAAACGGCATTTTTGGTATCGAATGAAGCCTTTGACCAAAAGATTGAAGAGATGGGCATCGTCGGTCCGGAGGATGCCATAACCATTGCGGGAATGTATGCGGAACGCTCTGCCTACCAAATGAAACAATGGATTTTAAAGTGTGTTCACGACATCATGGAAATACTCTTCCACGCTGCGGGATTGATTATTGACACGCTGCGCACTTTCATTCTGATTGTGCTCTCCATTCTTGGACCCGTCGTTTTCGGCATTGCCGTATGGGACGGACTGTCGGGGTCGATGACGGCTTGGTTTTCTCGCTATATATCGGTGTATCTATGGTTACCGGTGAGCAGCATCTTGACCGCCCTTCTGACAAAGATACAAGTGCTGATGGTGCAGAAAGATATTGAAACCCTTAGCGACCCGAATTTTCTCCCCGATGCGGGCAGTTGGTATCACATTGTCTTCTTCCTCATCGGTATCGTGGGCTACTTCTGTGTGCCTACGGTAGCAGGCTGGATTATTGAGGCTGGTGGTGGCATCGGCTCTTACGGTCGCAACGTCAACCAGACGGCTCAGCGTGGAGCGCAGGGCGCATACACCGGAGGCAAGTATTTGGCAGGTGGAGCCGGAGCCGTTGCAGGCAATGCCATCGGACGTATCAAGGGTGCATTACTCAAAGGTAAATAACAAAAAACGTAAAAAACAATGGAATTCAAATCACTCACCAATATCGAGACCTCATTCCGTCAGATCAGGCTCTATGCCTTTGTCTTTGCCATCGTCTGCGTGGCGGTCAGCGGCTATGCCGTCTATGCCTCGTATGGCTTTGCCAAAGAGCAGAGGGAGAAAATCTATGTGCTTGACCAAGGAAAGTCCTTGATGCTCGCACTGAGTCAGGATGCAAGCAAGAACCGACCTGTGGAAGCGAGGGAACACGTCCGTCGTTTCCATGAACTGTTCTTCACCATCGCGCCCGATAAGGATGCCATCGAGAAGAACATGGAGCGTGCCTTTGTGCTGTGTGACAAGTCGGCTTTCAATTATTACAAGGACTTGGCGGAAAAGGGTTATTACAACCGTGCCATTTCGGGCAATGTCAATCAGCGTATCGAGGTGGACTCTATCCGCTGCAACTTTGAGGTCTATCCCTACGAGGTAACGACCTACGCCCGTCAGTTCATCGTGCGACCGAGTAACATCACGGAGCGTAACCTGATTACGACCTGCACCTTGCAGAACTCCGTCCGCTCGGACAACAATCCGCAGGGCTTCCTCATGGAGCAGTTTATGGTGCGACAGAATCAAGACCTCCAAACCTATAAACGATAGCACGATGAAAAGAACAAGGGGATTTTCATTCGCACGGCACTATTTGAGGGCGCACTTGTGGCTTCGCCATCGGTGCGACAGGCTCACGGCAAAGCAGCGCAAGCTGATTGTATTCGGATTAAGTTTTGTCTATCTCGTCTGTTCTTTAGTGATGATAGCGCAGTTTTTCCTGCCGCACGATAAGGAGGAAAGACTACCTATCCCCAAGGGAACGATAATAGACAGCGACATCCATACAGATAGCGTATTTATACGACTTTATCAACAATATTCAACTAATAGTAATGAAAATGGATAATAAACAGAAAGAATATCTCAAGAAAGGACTGGTCTTCGGTGGGCTGGGATTGCTTTTCGCCCTCTCGATGTGGTTCATATTTGCCCCGTCGGGCAAGGAGAAGAGTGCGGCGCAGCAGGGACTGAACGACAGCATACCGCAGGCGACCACCGAACAGCTGACGGGCAACAAACTCAAAGCCTACGAATTGGGCGACAAGAGCCGTCAGGACGAACAGACACGCGAGGAGATGGGCAGGCTTTCGGATTACTTTGATAGTAATACCGCCCCCTCGGAAAGCGAGCGTGCGGAAACAGCCGCTTCGACGGCAAAGATTGAAAGCTCAATGCACCGCTATGAGGAGAACAACCGCCTGTTGAACTCTTTTTATGCACCCGATCCGCACGAGCAGGAGCGTGAGGCACTGCGCTCGGAGTTGGACAACCTCAAAAAGGAATTGGCATCAAAGAATGAGAATGAGGATGCGGAGGAGAAGCGACAGCTCGCTCTGATGGAAAAGAGTTACCAAATGGCGGCGAAGTATCTGCCACAATCTTCTTCAACTACCAATGCTGCCAACGCTTTTACACCCGCAAAGGAAAAGGGAGTTTTGGAAACATCGGCAACAAAACAAGTATCGGTAGCCGGTTCTCTTCCTGCAATGGAGGTATTGGCAGAACGTAAGCAGGTGGTGTCTTCGCTCGACCAGCCGATGACAGATGCCGACTTTGTTCAGCAATACGGCACGAAGCCACGCAATATGGGCTTTCATTCGCTCACGAGTGCGGTTGCTGCCGTGTCCCGCAACACGCTCAGCGTGGTGGTGGACAGGACAGCGACACTCAAGGAGGGCGATAATGTGGCGTTGCGCATGCTCGAAACTGCCCAAGTGCAGGGCTTGCGCATTCCCCGCCAAAGCCGACTCATTGCGAGGGCTAAGATTGAGGGCAACCGTCTGCACCTGCTCGTTAAGAGCATTGAAGTAAAGGGACGGATTATTGCCGTGAAGCTCTCGGCATACGACACCGACGGACAGGAGGGTGTGTTCATTCCCGGTTCGGAGGACATCAACGCCCTCAAAGAGGTGGGTGCGAACATCGGTGGTTCGATGGGGACTTCCTTCACTTTTGCTTCCTCCGCCAAAGACCAGATTATCTCGGAGGCGGCACGTGGGGTGATGCAGGGCGCAAGCCAGCTGCTCCAAAAGAAACTCCGCACCGTCAAGGTAACACTTAAAGGCGGCTACCGCATGTTCTTGGTTCAGTCAAAATAAGCATATCAATCAATAAAAATAGCAATAACAAAATAATAACAACAATGAAAAAATGGATTTTTTCGGCTGTCCTGCTTGCCACGATGGGAGCGTCAGCCACTGCACAGACAACGACTTCAACGCTCACGCCCGACCATCCGCTCTCATCGGGAGAACTCTTTCAAGGGATGAGCAAGGCAATCCCAAACGGACGCATCGTCCTGCCTTACGGCTTGGAGGTTACTTTTGAAAAGACGGTGCATCTGATTTTCCCTGCGCCTGTCCGCTATGTGGATTTGGGTTCACAGAACATCATTGCCGGCAAGGCGGAGGATGCGGAGAACGTGCTGCGTGTGAAGGCTGCCGTCAAGGATTTTGAGACGGAGACCAACATGAGCGTGATTTGCGAGGACGGCTCATTCTACGCTTTTAACGTGAAGTATGCCGATGAGCCAGAGAAGCTGAGCGTGGAGATGAAGGACTTTCTGTCGCCCGTCGAGGGACGTTTGCCGAGCAATCGTGCGGACATCTACTTCAAGGAACTCGGCAACGAGTCGCCCGTACTCGTCAAGCTGATGATGAAGACCATTTATCAAAATGATAAACGTGTATTTAGGCATATCGGCGCCCAAATGTTCGGTATGAAATTCCTGCTTAGGGGATTGTATGCGCACAATGGCTTGCTATATTTTCATACCCGAATAGACAATATGACCAACATGCCGTATTCGGTGGACTTTATCACCTTCAAGGTTGTGGATAAGAAAGTAGCTAAACGCACTGCCATTCAGGAGAGAGTGCAACAACCACTCCGTGCCTATCATCAGGTGAACTATATCAAGGGAAAGCACACCGAAAGTTCAGTGTTTGCCTTGGAACAGTTCTCACTATCAGAGGATAAACAGCTTGAAGTGACGCTTTATGAGCATAATGGTGGACGAACGCTTACCTTCTATGTCGAGCCGCAAGATTTACTTTTGGCTCAGAAGATTGATAACCTCAAACTTAAATGGTAATGAAGAAGTATCTTTTCCTTCTTATGTGTGCGGTGGCCATTGCGCTGCCCACACAGGCACAACGGCTGATTCCAAAGCAAAAAGGCTTGGAAATAGTAGGTAACGTGCCAATTATCAAAGGCGAGAATTTGTTTGCCAAAGACAATTTTGGCATAGGTATTTTGCTCACTCGCTATCTGAAGCGTGAGAATTATTCATTTCTTACGGTAGAATATGAGCAACAAAATATGCCGTATCGCAGCTATGATGTGAAACTCAAAGATGCCTTCGTGCATTTGGGTTATATGCAGCCTATTGTTTCTGACAATGGTAAAAATGTATTTGCCTATGCTGGAATATCCGCTTTGGGTGGCTATGAGGAACTTAACGAAGATAAGAAACTACTTCTTGATGGCGCAAAACTACTCGATGACTCTCACTTCGTCTATGGTGGAGCGGTGCATCTATCCATAGAATGTTTCTTATCGGACAATGTGCTGTTGCTACTCAAAGGACAGGGACGCATACTCTTTGGTACGGATGTTCATCATTTTCGCCCTGCTGTATCGGCAGGAATCAGGTTTAATCTATAAATGTAGGGAACAATGAAAAAGAAAATTTTTAATAGTATATGGGTAATGGGAGTACTTGCCCTTGCCGTGTTTTGTTTATCTGCTTGTGATAGGGAGTTGGATGTTCAGCAGTCTTACCCGTTCACTGTCGAGACGATGCCCGTTCAGAAGAACATCGTCAAGGGACAGACGGCAGAAATCAGGTGTACACTCAAACGTGAAGGCTACTTTGCCGACACTCGCTACACCATCAGATATTTCCAGCTGGACGGGAAAGGAACGCTAAGAATGGATAATGGATTAGTCTTTAAGCCCAACGACCGCTATCCACTCACAAAAGATGTGTTTCGACTCTACTACACCTCCGCTTCGACAGACCGACAAACCATTGATGTGTATGTGGAGGACAACTTCAAGCAAATCGCCAAACTGTCGTTCAACTTCAACAATGAGAAGGCGGAGGACAAAGGAAAGTCCGGCGCAGTAGTAACCAAAGCCTTGAACGATGCGAACAGCTAAACGCTTTGCTTTATTCTGTATAATATGTTTGTTCTGTCAATCACTCCCGGCTCAGCGTGG
Encoded proteins:
- the traM gene encoding conjugative transposon protein TraM — protein: MDNKQKEYLKKGLVFGGLGLLFALSMWFIFAPSGKEKSAAQQGLNDSIPQATTEQLTGNKLKAYELGDKSRQDEQTREEMGRLSDYFDSNTAPSESERAETAASTAKIESSMHRYEENNRLLNSFYAPDPHEQEREALRSELDNLKKELASKNENEDAEEKRQLALMEKSYQMAAKYLPQSSSTTNAANAFTPAKEKGVLETSATKQVSVAGSLPAMEVLAERKQVVSSLDQPMTDADFVQQYGTKPRNMGFHSLTSAVAAVSRNTLSVVVDRTATLKEGDNVALRMLETAQVQGLRIPRQSRLIARAKIEGNRLHLLVKSIEVKGRIIAVKLSAYDTDGQEGVFIPGSEDINALKEVGANIGGSMGTSFTFASSAKDQIISEAARGVMQGASQLLQKKLRTVKVTLKGGYRMFLVQSK
- a CDS encoding DUF4134 domain-containing protein yields the protein MNNKKITMMLLLTALTTAAAYAQGNGMAGINEATKMVTSYFDPGTKLIYAIGAVVGLIGGIKVYNKFSSGDPDTSKTAASWFGACIFLIVAATILRSFFL
- a CDS encoding DUF3408 domain-containing protein, translated to MSSLKEQREQLLQKKMKEMADIGVKKRTAENTPDFDEPIDLDEEIISEAPVSGGVEKEEKTNEVSTELIALSPKRKKAGKGITTPSMPMDFAEYEQRFLTSVRNGRNKSGFSIHTEILQILRDVLSDLRSEASITGYIENILLDHLKTYQDMLNHTASQRRRNKTINL
- a CDS encoding ParA family protein, giving the protein MKKKNETPIYLGFASQKGGVGKSSLAEILAAILYYEKNIPLAVVDCDGTQESFFKLRERDRDLIESSPELGKELHERLACYGKKSYPIIRSKPESAVGDIEKYIKKKASPPQLVIFDFPGHAVTSALMDLSITMDYIISPIEADPQSLASSFAYAKTICELGIGFEGSRIQDFFLLWNKINRSASTTVIDLFTENAKEQGLTILDSRIYHSVRISRELAQGGTRGVFRCSYLPPAISLRPQTGVDEWVAEVMRKIKL
- the traJ gene encoding conjugative transposon protein TraJ; translation: MDFASLHDLLRSTYDEMMPLCSDMTGVAKGIAGLGALFYIALRVWASLARAEAIDVFPLLRPFVIGFCIMFFPTIVLGTMNGVLSPIVKGTEMMVDKQEGTLAKLIAQRDKLQEEAYLRNPETAFLVSNEAFDQKIEEMGIVGPEDAITIAGMYAERSAYQMKQWILKCVHDIMEILFHAAGLIIDTLRTFILIVLSILGPVVFGIAVWDGLSGSMTAWFSRYISVYLWLPVSSILTALLTKIQVLMVQKDIETLSDPNFLPDAGSWYHIVFFLIGIVGYFCVPTVAGWIIEAGGGIGSYGRNVNQTAQRGAQGAYTGGKYLAGGAGAVAGNAIGRIKGALLKGK
- a CDS encoding TraG family conjugative transposon ATPase: MRNNSKITTLEAKFPLLSIEQGCMVSKDADISVAFRVELPELFTVTSAEYEAMHSAWHKAIKVLPNYTIVHKQDWFIKECYQPKSTEIGLSFLSRASERHFNERPYLHHSVYLFLTKTNKQRMQRQSNFSSLCRGHLLPKEITDKEEVIKFMEAVDQFERIINDTEQIQLSRMTEEGLVGTAEKSGLLDRYFSLSEEGHASLEDIRLGADLVRVGDNRLCLHTLSDTDDLPTSVSTDTRYERLSTDRSDCRLSFAAPVGLMLPCNHIYNQYIFIEDSDDNLQRFEKQARNMHSLARYSRSNQINEEWIQEYLNVAHSQGLTSIRAHFNVLAWSDDKEELRNIKNDVGSALALMECKPRHNTVDTATLYWAGIPGNAADFPSEESFYTFIEPALCFFTAETNYKDSLSPFGIKMADRLSGKPIHLDISDLPMKKGIITNRNKFILGPSGSGKSFFTNHMVRQYYEQGAHVLLVDTGNSYQGLCELIHRKTKGEDGVYFTYTDEHPISFNPFFTDDYFFDVEKRESICTLLLTLWKSADEHITKTEAGELGSAVNTYIELIRTDHTIVPCFNTFYEYLRDVYREDMEHRDIKVTLSDFNINNLLTTLKQYYKGGRYDFLLNSDKNIDLLSKRFIVFEIDQVKDNKDLFPVVTIIIMEAFINKMRRLKGIRKMILIEEAWKAIASANMADYIKYLYKTVRKYFGEAIVVTQEVDDIIQSPIVKESIINNSDCKILLDQRKYMTKFDGIQAMLGLSEKEKSQILSINQNNDTNRLYKEVWIGLGGMQSAVYATEVSMEEYLTYTTEETEKVEVMQRAEQLGGDIETAIRQLASEKREKRK
- a CDS encoding DUF4141 domain-containing protein, with amino-acid sequence MKKQVFMLLTALTLFCGGQAHAQWVVTDPGNFAGNIANSVKEIATASKTVKNTLDGFKEVEKLYNDTKKYYDDLRKIKNLIGDAYKVKECILMVGDISEIYVTSYKKMLSDKNFRPSELAAMASGYTKLLELSGESLKELKSVAKSNVFSMNDHERMQQIDHIYTTLREYRSLVSYYTRKNISVSFVRAREKGELSEVKSLYGNTASRYW
- a CDS encoding DUF4133 domain-containing protein produces the protein MAQWEINKGVGRTVEFKGLKAQYLFLFAGGLLAVFFLVVVLYLCGIDQLVCLGLGLVGATLVVWQTFAMNRKYGRYGLMKQGAIKMHPRYLLNRRTVFHLIRNLKPKRKA
- the traK gene encoding conjugative transposon protein TraK; translation: MEFKSLTNIETSFRQIRLYAFVFAIVCVAVSGYAVYASYGFAKEQREKIYVLDQGKSLMLALSQDASKNRPVEAREHVRRFHELFFTIAPDKDAIEKNMERAFVLCDKSAFNYYKDLAEKGYYNRAISGNVNQRIEVDSIRCNFEVYPYEVTTYARQFIVRPSNITERNLITTCTLQNSVRSDNNPQGFLMEQFMVRQNQDLQTYKR